In Sphingobacterium thalpophilum, a genomic segment contains:
- a CDS encoding DUF1080 domain-containing protein yields MKLLKTVLAVSVIAFSAHLNTAVAQAKKEVPAYKILDLPRVDIKKFKKNKAGAYVIFDGTSLEGWRGYDKTVVPKRWVINEGAIKFDSQANVGKEEGGDLVFAHDFKNFELEMEWKVAKGANSGIFFLAKEVEGQPIYISSPECQVLDNENHPDAKMGVDGNRKSTSLYDMIPAKPQNGKPYGEWNKVKIRVNNGKVEHFQNGVKVVEYTLWDKSWIDLLQKSKFSEEKWPLAFELLSHVGGDSKSGLIGLQDHGNDVWFKNITVKVLK; encoded by the coding sequence ATGAAGTTATTAAAAACAGTTCTTGCGGTATCGGTGATTGCTTTTTCAGCACATCTTAATACTGCCGTAGCGCAAGCAAAAAAAGAGGTTCCTGCTTACAAAATCTTAGATTTACCTCGTGTAGATATCAAGAAATTTAAAAAGAATAAAGCTGGAGCCTATGTTATTTTTGATGGTACTTCGCTGGAAGGCTGGAGAGGATATGATAAGACCGTAGTCCCGAAAAGATGGGTAATTAATGAGGGGGCGATCAAATTTGATAGCCAAGCTAATGTTGGTAAAGAAGAAGGCGGAGATTTGGTCTTTGCTCATGATTTTAAGAATTTCGAATTGGAGATGGAATGGAAAGTTGCTAAAGGAGCAAATTCGGGTATCTTCTTTTTAGCGAAGGAAGTGGAAGGACAGCCGATTTATATCTCGTCTCCAGAATGCCAGGTCTTGGACAATGAAAACCATCCTGATGCTAAAATGGGGGTAGATGGAAACCGTAAATCGACTTCATTGTACGATATGATTCCTGCCAAGCCGCAGAATGGTAAACCGTATGGCGAGTGGAATAAGGTTAAGATCAGAGTAAACAATGGCAAGGTCGAGCATTTTCAAAATGGTGTAAAGGTTGTTGAATATACATTATGGGATAAGTCGTGGATTGATTTATTGCAAAAAAGTAAATTCAGTGAAGAAAAATGGCCTTTGGCTTTTGAATTGTTGAGTCATGTTGGTGGCGATAGCAAATCAGGGCTTATCGGTCTTCAGGATCATGGAAATGACGTCTGGTTTAAGAATATTACCGTTAAGGTTCTAAAATAG
- a CDS encoding sensor histidine kinase KdpD, whose protein sequence is MKKALLLFYFLLFYAVMQLIWWGVMFIRFDPSKKNMIIGEGIFFLIIFLWGAWRLKRLVEREQKLLQQQQNFLLAITHELKSPLASVKLYIQTILRRDLDKEQQQTFLRNSLKDIERLDDLVENVLMTTKLDSRNYSMPKEDFNFTALVEQVVDRLQKNSCSSQVLKPYLESDIIIHADKFAISNVVTNLIENAIKYSPACAMVDVKLYTENNKIIFSVADHGIGISDEEKKLIFNKFYRVGSEATRKTKGTGLGLYIVKTVLQKHDATIKVKDNTPKGSIFEVTFERNAK, encoded by the coding sequence ATGAAGAAAGCGCTGTTACTCTTTTATTTTCTATTGTTCTATGCGGTTATGCAACTGATATGGTGGGGGGTGATGTTTATTCGTTTTGATCCGAGTAAAAAGAACATGATCATAGGGGAGGGAATATTCTTCTTGATTATTTTCTTGTGGGGTGCATGGCGATTGAAGCGACTGGTTGAAAGGGAGCAGAAACTGTTGCAGCAACAGCAGAACTTTCTTTTGGCTATCACACATGAACTTAAATCGCCGTTGGCTTCTGTCAAATTGTATATTCAAACGATTTTGAGACGTGATCTTGACAAGGAGCAACAACAAACGTTCTTGAGAAATTCGCTGAAGGATATCGAGCGTTTGGATGATCTGGTTGAAAATGTATTGATGACAACCAAGTTGGACAGCCGTAACTACAGTATGCCGAAAGAGGATTTTAATTTTACTGCTTTGGTAGAACAGGTTGTGGATAGACTTCAAAAGAATTCCTGTAGTTCGCAAGTCTTGAAACCTTATTTGGAGTCGGATATCATTATTCATGCTGATAAGTTTGCGATTAGTAATGTGGTTACTAATCTGATAGAAAATGCCATTAAGTATTCACCGGCATGTGCTATGGTGGATGTGAAATTATATACGGAGAATAATAAAATAATTTTTTCTGTTGCTGACCATGGTATCGGTATCAGTGATGAAGAGAAAAAACTTATCTTTAATAAGTTTTATCGCGTGGGAAGTGAGGCAACACGAAAAACCAAAGGTACAGGTTTGGGGTTATATATCGTGAAAACCGTATTGCAGAAGCACGACGCGACCATAAAAGTTAAAGATAACACTCCTAAAGGGAGTATTTTTGAAGTAACATTTGAAAGAAATGCAAAGTAA
- a CDS encoding YjjG family noncanonical pyrimidine nucleotidase, whose product MFNHEKKDIFFDLDHTIWDFDKNAEESLHELYFKYKFDHLFNQESSTRFIETYTVNNHRLWGLYHHGKISKPELRKARFADTFTELGVDPELFPEEFELEYLAICPKKTNLFPHAHETLAYLADRYNLHLISNGFKEACETKLEKSNLSKYFKHIFISEVIGVNKPDPRIFEFAMTTAQARAQQSLMIGDNLDADIRGAVNVGMDAIFFNPNVIEKPDDVSHMVIDLKELQSIL is encoded by the coding sequence ATGTTTAATCACGAGAAAAAAGACATTTTCTTCGACCTGGATCATACCATATGGGATTTTGATAAAAATGCCGAAGAAAGTCTGCACGAGTTATATTTTAAATACAAGTTTGATCACTTGTTCAATCAAGAGTCATCCACTCGTTTTATAGAAACTTATACGGTTAACAATCATCGCCTTTGGGGGCTCTATCATCACGGAAAGATATCAAAACCAGAACTCAGGAAAGCACGCTTTGCCGACACCTTTACTGAGCTCGGTGTCGATCCGGAGTTGTTTCCTGAAGAATTCGAACTGGAATACCTCGCTATCTGTCCAAAAAAAACAAATCTGTTTCCACATGCACATGAAACCTTGGCTTATTTGGCTGACAGATACAATCTTCACCTGATATCGAATGGTTTTAAAGAGGCCTGTGAGACCAAACTGGAAAAGAGCAACCTCAGTAAATATTTCAAACATATTTTTATTTCGGAAGTCATCGGCGTGAATAAACCGGACCCCCGAATATTTGAGTTCGCTATGACGACTGCTCAAGCTCGGGCGCAGCAATCACTGATGATTGGAGATAACCTGGATGCCGACATCCGTGGAGCCGTAAATGTAGGCATGGATGCCATTTTCTTTAACCCAAATGTTATTGAAAAACCGGACGATGTATCACATATGGTTATCGACTTAAAAGAGTTACAATCGATACTATAG
- a CDS encoding TonB-dependent receptor domain-containing protein yields the protein MFFYAKSFKSFLFVFFLPVVLFAQTGQIKAILVDSETSKPISSASVALLDAHSNVLVKGGQSVSQGFLLLSDIKPGKYIVRITYVGYETQTIDSIAVLGGKSKDLGRIALKPTGNMLNEVVIEGRAPAMQIGIDRKIFNVGESLVSAGGTATDVLANVPTLQVDQDGSVSLRGSSSVKILIDGRESALAGNDVTSLLQSLPANSIEKVEVITNPSSKYDAEGQTGIINIVLKKNIRTGLNGSINTSAGSYDNYMAGITLNYRDRKFNYFGSYNFNKRNMLGSGKTDNTFFGDSTRNYSESESSRKGNSHTVKAGFDYNMSDRTSLSFSGNLSIRDNKRIEDLNYEFFKQSQMTGTSVRNSTQFEDDLGYELNADFKHQFKREGEELTGNASYGRDKEDGTNDFSQNYTDGRKATSRKNVTSEDGKNINLQLDYVLPFSEVSKFEAGYRSQIRKSFDTQFSRSLDSIGNYVPDYRISNDFDFTSTVHAIYANYQNKLTDKIGYQIGLRGEQFELKSTYFSKDPAAVETESNAKQKFFRLYPTLFLTYDVGENGDKVQFSYSRRVQRARGWQVNPFLNVSDDLNYRQGNPNLKPEDVHSLEMSFAKTFGKVNLISSAYFNHASEVIQPFVYKIEDGRTYSRWENMTSRNLSGFEFISKINATKDFDFTFNLNLIHIQYNANPDYDIKERKDFAYNANLTANYRFTPTFSAQVRGEYNSSRVMAQGQMNAMKGMDLALKKDVFKKKASIMLNVRDVFNSRKMNGVTETSQLISNFEHRWMKRMVTLSLSYRFGSQDLNKSKKKESNTNEMGGGEEY from the coding sequence ATGTTTTTTTACGCTAAATCGTTTAAATCTTTCTTATTTGTATTCTTTTTACCTGTTGTCCTTTTTGCTCAAACAGGTCAAATCAAAGCTATTTTAGTTGATAGCGAAACCTCTAAACCTATTTCATCGGCTAGTGTCGCGCTCTTGGACGCCCATAGTAACGTTCTTGTTAAGGGGGGACAGTCTGTATCCCAAGGATTCCTTTTGTTGTCTGATATTAAACCTGGTAAATATATTGTCCGTATCACTTATGTTGGCTACGAGACACAAACTATAGATAGTATAGCGGTCTTAGGGGGTAAAAGTAAGGACTTAGGTCGAATTGCTTTGAAACCTACGGGTAATATGTTGAATGAAGTTGTTATTGAAGGACGAGCTCCAGCCATGCAGATTGGTATAGACCGTAAAATCTTCAATGTAGGTGAGAGTTTGGTCAGCGCGGGTGGAACAGCGACTGATGTGCTTGCTAATGTTCCCACTTTGCAAGTTGATCAGGATGGATCGGTCAGTTTGCGTGGATCAAGTAGTGTGAAGATTTTAATCGACGGCCGGGAGTCTGCTTTAGCAGGAAATGATGTAACTTCTTTGCTTCAGAGTCTACCTGCCAATTCAATTGAAAAAGTTGAAGTCATCACAAATCCATCCTCTAAATATGATGCAGAGGGCCAAACTGGGATTATCAATATTGTTTTAAAGAAAAATATTCGAACAGGGCTGAACGGATCGATAAATACATCCGCTGGTTCTTATGATAATTATATGGCTGGTATAACATTGAATTATCGTGATCGGAAATTCAATTACTTCGGATCCTATAACTTCAATAAACGAAACATGTTGGGAAGTGGGAAAACGGACAACACGTTTTTTGGTGATAGCACGCGTAATTATAGCGAATCCGAATCGTCAAGAAAGGGCAATAGCCATACGGTAAAAGCTGGGTTTGATTATAATATGTCAGATCGAACTTCATTGAGTTTTTCGGGTAATTTAAGTATACGTGATAACAAGCGAATAGAGGACTTGAATTATGAGTTCTTCAAGCAATCGCAGATGACAGGAACGAGTGTTCGAAATTCAACGCAATTTGAGGACGATCTGGGTTATGAATTAAATGCTGATTTTAAACATCAATTTAAGCGAGAAGGAGAGGAGTTGACCGGGAATGCAAGTTATGGAAGAGACAAGGAAGATGGTACAAATGATTTTTCTCAAAATTATACCGATGGACGGAAGGCCACTTCACGGAAGAATGTTACGTCTGAGGATGGCAAGAATATCAACCTTCAATTAGATTATGTTTTACCTTTCTCTGAAGTAAGCAAATTTGAGGCGGGTTACCGTTCTCAAATCAGAAAGTCATTTGATACCCAGTTTTCCAGATCACTCGATTCTATAGGTAACTATGTGCCAGATTATAGAATCAGCAACGATTTTGATTTCACGAGTACAGTCCATGCGATCTATGCGAATTATCAAAATAAATTAACGGATAAAATTGGCTATCAAATCGGACTACGTGGAGAACAATTTGAGCTGAAGTCTACCTATTTCTCCAAGGATCCAGCTGCTGTGGAAACGGAATCCAATGCTAAACAGAAATTTTTCAGGTTATATCCAACACTGTTTTTAACCTACGATGTTGGTGAAAATGGTGATAAAGTTCAATTTAGCTACTCGCGCCGTGTTCAACGGGCTCGTGGTTGGCAAGTTAACCCATTTTTAAACGTATCCGATGATTTGAATTATCGTCAGGGAAATCCGAATCTGAAACCGGAAGATGTGCACAGTTTGGAAATGAGCTTTGCCAAAACCTTTGGTAAAGTAAACCTCATATCTTCGGCTTATTTCAATCACGCAAGTGAGGTTATTCAGCCATTTGTTTACAAGATAGAGGATGGAAGAACATACAGTAGATGGGAGAATATGACCAGTCGTAATCTTTCGGGTTTTGAGTTTATTTCAAAGATCAACGCAACGAAGGATTTTGACTTTACATTTAATCTCAATTTGATCCACATTCAGTATAATGCAAACCCGGACTATGATATTAAAGAACGAAAGGATTTCGCTTATAATGCTAATCTGACCGCTAATTATCGTTTTACGCCAACATTTTCTGCACAAGTGCGCGGCGAGTATAATTCTTCCCGTGTAATGGCTCAGGGACAGATGAATGCAATGAAAGGTATGGATCTGGCCTTGAAAAAAGATGTGTTTAAGAAGAAAGCTTCAATTATGTTGAATGTTAGAGATGTATTTAATTCGCGGAAAATGAATGGTGTGACAGAAACCTCTCAACTTATATCCAATTTTGAGCACCGTTGGATGAAGCGGATGGTAACTTTATCACTTTCCTATCGGTTTGGTAGCCAAGATTTAAACAAATCAAAGAAGAAAGAGTCAAATACAAATGAAATGGGCGGTGGAGAGGAATATTAA
- the atpG gene encoding ATP synthase F1 subunit gamma: MANLKEVRNRITSVSSTQQITKAMKMVSAAKLKRATNAILQLRPYANKLRDILADVSASVEGSNSPFTVDREPNKVLIVVVSSNRGLAGAFNANVIKATNNLIFNKYAEQHAKGNLSIIGIGKKGYDFYSKRNFNMVANHSDLFSDLNFGSVSVVTEFIMEQFKEGNFDRVEVIYNQFKNAAVQELTAEQILPLLPAEENKQHTHKAKIEAEVDYIIEPSKEKIIEELIPKAIKIQLYKAVLDSNASEHGARMTAMDKATENAGDLIKSLKLSYNQARQAAITTELTEIVSGAAALSNG, from the coding sequence ATGGCAAATTTAAAAGAAGTAAGAAACCGGATTACCTCGGTATCATCAACACAGCAGATCACGAAAGCTATGAAAATGGTTTCGGCTGCTAAATTGAAGCGCGCTACTAACGCTATCTTACAATTGCGCCCATATGCGAATAAACTAAGAGATATTTTGGCGGATGTTTCTGCGAGTGTTGAGGGAAGTAACTCTCCTTTTACAGTGGACCGCGAGCCAAATAAGGTGTTGATCGTTGTTGTTTCTTCGAACAGAGGTTTGGCTGGAGCATTCAACGCAAATGTTATCAAAGCGACTAATAACTTGATCTTTAACAAATATGCCGAGCAACATGCAAAGGGTAATTTGAGTATCATTGGTATTGGTAAAAAGGGTTATGACTTCTACTCGAAACGTAACTTCAATATGGTAGCTAATCACTCTGATTTGTTTTCTGATTTAAATTTTGGTTCTGTATCTGTGGTGACTGAATTTATCATGGAACAATTCAAAGAAGGTAATTTTGATCGTGTTGAAGTGATCTATAATCAGTTCAAAAATGCAGCAGTTCAAGAGTTGACTGCAGAGCAGATTTTACCATTATTACCTGCGGAGGAAAACAAACAACATACGCATAAAGCAAAAATAGAAGCTGAGGTGGATTATATCATCGAGCCTTCCAAAGAGAAGATTATCGAGGAGTTGATTCCTAAAGCAATCAAGATTCAATTATACAAAGCTGTTTTAGATTCGAATGCCTCTGAACATGGAGCACGTATGACGGCAATGGATAAAGCTACAGAGAATGCTGGTGACTTAATCAAATCACTTAAGCTATCTTACAACCAGGCACGTCAAGCTGCAATTACAACAGAATTGACGGAGATCGTATCTGGTGCAGCAGCATTATCAAACGGATAA
- a CDS encoding 3-oxoacyl-ACP synthase III family protein translates to MLQSKIAGIGYYVPKNVYTNNDLTRFMDTSDEWIQERTGIKERRYADRIGETTTTMGVEAAKIAIERAHITPEDVDFIIFATLSPDYYFPGCAVLLQREMKMKEVGALDIRNQCSGFIYALSIADQFVKTGMYKNVLVVGSEKHSFALDFSTRGRAVSVIFGDGAGAVVVQPTAENGKGILSTHLHSDGDDAEKLAMYYPGASSGIWLDKMPDWPDQELGGLLMTKEMLEDGTAFPNMDGQAVFKKAVVKFPEVIHEALAKNNLKTNDIDLLIPHQANLRISQFVQKTLGLREDQVFNNIQKYGNTTAASVPIALCEAWEEGKIKDGDLVCLAAFGAGFTWGSALIRW, encoded by the coding sequence ATGTTACAGTCAAAAATTGCAGGAATTGGCTATTACGTTCCAAAAAATGTATATACCAATAATGACCTAACACGCTTTATGGATACCAGTGACGAATGGATTCAAGAACGAACTGGCATTAAAGAACGTAGATATGCAGACCGAATAGGCGAAACCACCACCACTATGGGGGTCGAAGCCGCTAAAATTGCCATCGAACGAGCCCATATTACACCTGAAGATGTCGACTTCATCATCTTTGCCACCTTATCGCCAGATTATTATTTCCCGGGCTGCGCCGTTCTACTGCAACGGGAAATGAAGATGAAGGAGGTCGGGGCGCTGGATATTAGAAACCAATGTTCAGGTTTTATATATGCACTTTCTATTGCCGATCAATTTGTCAAAACAGGGATGTACAAAAATGTGCTAGTGGTTGGTTCGGAGAAACACTCTTTTGCACTTGACTTTTCTACGAGAGGACGAGCCGTTTCTGTTATTTTCGGCGATGGTGCCGGAGCAGTGGTTGTGCAACCCACAGCCGAAAACGGCAAAGGAATCCTGAGCACGCACTTACATTCAGACGGAGACGATGCCGAAAAGCTAGCTATGTATTATCCCGGTGCATCCAGTGGAATTTGGCTGGATAAAATGCCCGATTGGCCGGACCAAGAATTGGGAGGATTATTGATGACCAAGGAGATGCTCGAAGATGGGACTGCGTTTCCAAATATGGATGGACAGGCCGTCTTCAAAAAAGCTGTTGTCAAATTCCCTGAGGTTATTCATGAAGCACTAGCAAAAAATAATTTAAAAACTAATGATATCGATTTATTAATTCCACATCAGGCCAATCTTCGCATTTCACAATTTGTACAGAAAACACTTGGATTAAGGGAGGATCAGGTATTCAACAATATTCAGAAATATGGTAATACCACTGCAGCCTCTGTACCGATAGCACTATGCGAGGCTTGGGAAGAAGGAAAGATTAAAGACGGTGATCTCGTATGTTTGGCAGCTTTTGGAGCAGGATTTACGTGGGGTTCAGCCTTAATTCGATGGTAG
- the atpA gene encoding F0F1 ATP synthase subunit alpha — MIEVRPDEVSAILREQLSGFKSEAELEEVGTVLAVGDGIARIYGLTKVQSGELVEFDNGLQGIVLNLEEDNVGVVLLGPSDEIKEGDTIKRTNRIASIKVGEGLLGRVVNTLGQPIDGKGPIQGDLYEMPIERKAPGVIYRQPVTEPLQTGIKAIDAMIPVGRGQRELVIGDRQTGKTAVCIDTILNQKEFYDAGEPVFCIYVAVGQKNSTVANIVRTLEERGAMAYTVVVAASAADPAPLQFYAPMAGAAIGEFFRDTGRPALIVYDDLSKQAVAYREVSLLLRRPPGREAYPGDVFYLHSRLLERAAKINSSDDIARNMNDLPESIKHLVKGGGSLTALPIIETQAGDVSAYIPTNVISITDGQIFLESNLFNAGIRPAINVGISVSRVGGNAQIKPMKKVSGTLKLDQAQYRELEAFAKFGSDLDAATKSVLDKGVRNVEILKQGQYSPVSVEKQVAIIYIGTKGLLRNVPVNKVREFEEEFLTQLEQRHPEVLSAFKANKFSDELTAVLETVAKDLASKY, encoded by the coding sequence ATGATAGAGGTAAGACCAGATGAAGTTTCGGCAATTCTAAGAGAGCAATTGTCGGGCTTTAAATCAGAAGCCGAACTAGAGGAAGTGGGTACCGTACTTGCTGTGGGTGACGGTATTGCTCGTATTTACGGCTTAACTAAAGTTCAGTCCGGTGAGTTGGTTGAATTTGATAACGGATTACAAGGTATTGTATTAAACTTAGAAGAAGACAACGTCGGTGTTGTACTTTTAGGTCCTTCTGATGAAATCAAAGAAGGAGATACTATTAAACGTACCAACCGTATTGCATCCATCAAAGTTGGTGAAGGCTTGTTGGGACGTGTTGTAAATACTTTAGGTCAACCGATCGATGGTAAAGGACCTATTCAAGGTGATTTGTATGAAATGCCTATCGAGCGTAAAGCTCCAGGTGTTATCTACCGTCAACCGGTAACTGAACCATTACAAACAGGTATCAAAGCGATCGATGCGATGATTCCAGTTGGTCGTGGTCAACGTGAGTTGGTTATTGGTGACCGTCAAACAGGTAAAACAGCTGTTTGTATCGATACAATCTTGAACCAAAAAGAATTCTATGATGCAGGAGAACCTGTATTTTGTATCTACGTTGCCGTAGGTCAAAAGAATTCTACAGTTGCGAATATCGTGCGTACATTGGAGGAAAGAGGTGCTATGGCTTATACAGTAGTTGTTGCTGCATCTGCTGCTGATCCTGCTCCACTTCAGTTCTATGCGCCAATGGCAGGTGCTGCTATCGGAGAGTTTTTCCGTGATACAGGCCGTCCAGCATTGATCGTTTATGATGATTTGTCTAAACAAGCGGTAGCTTACCGTGAGGTTTCATTATTGTTACGTCGTCCACCGGGCCGCGAAGCATACCCAGGTGACGTATTTTATCTACACAGCCGTTTGTTGGAGCGTGCAGCGAAAATCAACTCTTCAGATGATATCGCACGCAACATGAATGATCTACCTGAATCGATCAAACACTTGGTGAAAGGTGGTGGTTCATTAACTGCGCTTCCGATCATTGAAACCCAAGCTGGTGACGTTTCAGCGTATATCCCAACCAACGTAATTTCAATTACAGATGGTCAGATCTTCTTGGAGTCTAACTTGTTTAACGCAGGTATCCGTCCAGCGATCAACGTAGGTATCTCTGTATCTCGTGTAGGTGGTAATGCGCAGATCAAACCGATGAAAAAGGTATCCGGTACATTAAAGTTGGATCAAGCTCAGTACCGTGAATTGGAAGCTTTTGCGAAATTCGGTTCTGATCTAGATGCTGCTACTAAATCTGTCTTGGATAAAGGTGTTCGTAACGTTGAGATCTTGAAACAAGGTCAATACTCTCCGGTTTCTGTTGAGAAGCAAGTGGCGATCATTTATATCGGAACTAAAGGTTTATTGCGTAATGTTCCTGTAAATAAAGTGAGAGAATTTGAAGAAGAATTCTTGACTCAATTGGAACAACGTCATCCAGAAGTATTGTCAGCTTTTAAAGCGAATAAGTTCTCCGATGAATTAACTGCAGTATTAGAAACAGTAGCTAAGGATTTAGCATCAAAATATTAA
- a CDS encoding ATP-dependent Clp protease adaptor ClpS: MGTQTAEETFTLEEILASVKESNRLILWNDETNTFEHVIHCLIYHLQYTEKQAEKIAWKVHTEGKCAVLEGTYTEMEIYRKILKAEGLTVSVE, encoded by the coding sequence ATGGGTACCCAAACTGCTGAAGAAACCTTTACGTTAGAAGAGATATTAGCCTCTGTGAAAGAGTCTAATCGACTCATTTTGTGGAATGATGAAACCAATACGTTTGAACATGTGATTCATTGTCTCATCTATCATTTACAATATACCGAGAAGCAAGCTGAGAAGATTGCCTGGAAAGTACACACTGAGGGGAAATGTGCTGTATTGGAAGGCACCTATACGGAGATGGAAATCTATCGTAAAATTCTGAAAGCCGAGGGATTGACTGTTTCTGTGGAGTAA
- a CDS encoding response regulator transcription factor, which translates to MQSKQRILLVEDEEHLLEAIKLNLEMEGYRVTTATDGKKALKVFKEERFNLVVLDVMIPEIDGFQVAETIRLQNTEVPIMFLTAKNSSEDRITGLKKGADDYLVKPFNLEELILRVGNLVRRGMKPDDLKELNSYQIGDKTIYFNSYELHHADGTITSLTKKETMLLKLLIERRNEAVSREQILETVWNYDVYPSTRTIDNFILTFRKYFEPDQKHPIYFHSIRGVGYKFTDNNA; encoded by the coding sequence ATGCAAAGTAAACAAAGAATATTACTTGTCGAAGATGAAGAACACTTGTTAGAAGCTATCAAGTTGAATCTCGAAATGGAAGGTTACCGTGTTACTACGGCTACCGATGGAAAAAAAGCACTAAAAGTCTTCAAGGAGGAACGTTTCAACTTGGTGGTTTTGGATGTGATGATTCCCGAAATAGATGGATTCCAAGTAGCTGAAACTATTCGACTGCAAAACACTGAAGTTCCTATCATGTTTTTAACTGCGAAAAATAGCAGTGAGGATCGAATTACGGGTCTTAAGAAAGGGGCGGATGATTATTTGGTAAAACCTTTCAACTTAGAAGAATTGATCCTTCGCGTTGGAAATTTGGTGCGTCGTGGCATGAAACCGGATGATTTGAAAGAACTAAATTCTTATCAAATCGGTGATAAAACGATCTATTTTAATTCGTATGAGCTACATCATGCGGATGGCACGATCACTTCTTTGACAAAGAAGGAGACTATGCTGTTGAAACTGTTGATTGAACGACGTAATGAGGCAGTATCACGGGAACAAATATTGGAGACCGTATGGAATTACGATGTTTATCCATCTACGCGTACCATCGACAATTTTATCTTAACCTTCCGAAAATATTTCGAACCAGATCAAAAGCATCCGATTTATTTCCATTCTATCAGAGGTGTTGGTTATAAGTTTACCGACAATAACGCATAG